The following are encoded together in the Arthrobacter sp. Y-9 genome:
- a CDS encoding helix-turn-helix transcriptional regulator, with translation MSSHAKLTPEASKALGLRLQALRADFGWTQAEVAGLIGLSRGHYRTLELGHRDYGDRSTSNPTIATLLELARVYRIDPKELIDLVLENSGK, from the coding sequence GTGTCCAGTCATGCCAAGCTCACTCCGGAGGCCTCCAAGGCCCTCGGTCTGCGCTTGCAGGCGCTCCGCGCGGACTTCGGCTGGACGCAGGCGGAGGTCGCCGGACTCATCGGATTGTCCCGCGGCCACTACCGGACGCTCGAGCTGGGGCACCGTGACTACGGCGACCGCTCGACGTCGAACCCCACCATCGCCACCCTCCTGGAACTCGCGCGCGTCTACCGGATCGATCCCAAAGAGCTGATCGACCTGGTCCTGGAGAACAGCGGCAAGTGA
- a CDS encoding site-specific DNA-methyltransferase has protein sequence MPDGIRTVEELAGEHRPDRVADLRELFPEAFADGAVDLARLRVLLGDAVPTLGADEPQERYGLSWPGKREAVRLAQRPSTGTLDPVHHESVGWAGTRNAVVEGENLEVLKLLQKPYYGSVKLIYLDPPYNTGHDFIYEDDFTEPTAAYLRRSGQVDGQGFRTSANRETSGRFHSDWLSMMYPRLVLARSLLAEDGALIVSIDDGELASLRHLVDEIFGSENFVVTLIHQRAKGGGNARHVVRGHDYALVVAKSLRSLPPLRRDKVVQGRVEEIDGVRYLVDDDVIRKTFGKYEPGVERRCLYEELVEYKGEAKKREVDERIARGELFLLPWGDGKHAVAKRTPVREASSKLYSIVKVLSEQGRKDLERLGLDGAFDYPKPVEFVQQLVRAATSPNGGDLVLDFFAGSGTTAEAVLRQNADDGGDRRFLLVQLPEESGQPGFPTLAAVTRERVRRAGRLLRSETEAEPVREPGSEAEAHPTHALPGGEPGSRTASTDTGFRAFRLSASHFREWPPDAGTLLGEDLEVFVDNVEASATDEQIVHEILLKAGVRLDTSLEVLPLAGETLVLAEGGTVAVSAARRITPEFIAALLDLEPAPRRIFLLDSAFGEDDSLKLNARLRLAARHGETDPDRDHALRTV, from the coding sequence ATGCCGGACGGAATCCGGACGGTCGAGGAGCTTGCGGGGGAGCACCGCCCGGACCGCGTCGCGGACCTGAGAGAGCTCTTCCCGGAGGCCTTCGCGGACGGCGCCGTGGACCTCGCGCGGCTGCGCGTCCTGCTCGGCGACGCCGTCCCCACCCTGGGAGCCGACGAGCCTCAGGAGCGGTACGGGCTCAGCTGGCCCGGCAAGCGCGAGGCCGTCCGGCTGGCGCAGCGGCCGTCCACGGGCACCCTCGACCCCGTGCACCACGAGTCCGTCGGCTGGGCCGGCACCCGGAACGCCGTCGTCGAGGGGGAGAATCTCGAAGTCCTCAAGCTCTTGCAGAAGCCGTACTACGGCAGCGTCAAGCTCATCTATCTGGATCCGCCGTACAACACCGGCCACGACTTCATCTACGAAGACGACTTCACCGAGCCCACCGCGGCCTACCTCCGGCGCTCCGGGCAGGTGGACGGCCAGGGGTTCCGCACCTCGGCCAACCGGGAGACGTCGGGCCGGTTCCACTCGGACTGGCTGAGCATGATGTACCCGCGGCTCGTGCTGGCGCGGAGCCTGCTGGCCGAGGACGGCGCGCTGATCGTCTCCATCGACGACGGCGAGCTGGCCTCCCTGCGCCACCTGGTGGACGAGATCTTCGGCTCGGAGAACTTCGTGGTCACCCTGATCCATCAGCGGGCCAAGGGCGGGGGCAACGCCCGGCACGTGGTGCGCGGCCACGACTACGCGCTCGTCGTGGCCAAGTCCCTGCGGAGCCTGCCGCCGCTGCGCCGCGACAAGGTGGTCCAGGGCCGCGTCGAGGAGATCGACGGCGTGCGGTACCTGGTCGATGACGACGTGATCCGCAAGACGTTCGGCAAGTACGAGCCGGGGGTGGAGCGCCGCTGCCTGTACGAGGAGCTCGTCGAGTACAAGGGCGAGGCGAAGAAGCGCGAGGTGGACGAGCGGATCGCCCGCGGGGAGCTCTTCCTCCTGCCGTGGGGCGACGGCAAGCACGCCGTCGCGAAGCGCACCCCCGTCCGGGAGGCCTCGTCCAAGCTCTACTCGATCGTGAAGGTCCTCTCCGAACAGGGCCGCAAGGACCTGGAACGGCTCGGCCTGGACGGCGCCTTCGACTACCCGAAGCCCGTGGAGTTCGTGCAGCAGCTCGTCCGGGCGGCCACCTCGCCGAACGGGGGCGACCTGGTGCTGGACTTCTTCGCCGGCTCCGGCACGACGGCCGAAGCGGTCCTCCGGCAGAATGCCGACGACGGCGGCGACCGCCGCTTCCTGCTCGTCCAGCTTCCCGAGGAGTCCGGTCAGCCCGGATTCCCCACCCTGGCCGCCGTCACCCGGGAGCGTGTGCGGCGCGCTGGACGCCTGCTGAGATCGGAGACCGAGGCGGAGCCAGTCCGGGAGCCCGGCTCGGAGGCCGAGGCCCACCCCACCCACGCCCTGCCCGGCGGCGAACCCGGCTCCCGCACCGCATCCACCGACACTGGTTTCCGGGCCTTCCGGCTGAGCGCGTCCCACTTCCGGGAATGGCCTCCGGACGCCGGCACCCTGCTCGGCGAGGATCTGGAGGTGTTCGTGGACAACGTCGAGGCGTCGGCCACGGACGAACAGATCGTGCACGAGATCCTCCTCAAGGCGGGCGTCCGCCTGGACACGTCCCTGGAGGTGCTGCCGCTGGCCGGGGAAACGCTGGTCCTCGCCGAGGGCGGAACGGTGGCCGTGAGCGCGGCCCGGAGGATCACTCCGG